The genomic stretch agatgttacaaatagtttttttttcattaattaatttaatGAGTTAAAGGTATAGCTTAACTAGACTacatatttaccatgtttacggtGCGAGAACAATCATGATTGAAAATCGGCAGTTTCAATGATTAATTTTCAAACCAAAGTAAAAGTAAATGCCTTATTAGAAAAATTCGAAACCAGTAATTGATTTGTAGTTCTGTTATAATCAAGAGATAAAGGAGTGAAAAGACCATCGCTAGCTGTAGCTACCTCTTTGTAATGTTTTCCATCAGAAGATACAACTACTACATTTGTCGACGATTCTCCTACTACGAACACATTACCATCATTGTCGACAGATATCCCCGCCAGACCGCCGAGGATTCGTTCGTTCTGAAATGTCCATTCTACAGTACCTTGTAGATCATAGCATGTTACGGATTTTGATTGGTAATTTGTATGGTAAATTTTGTCACCAAATGTTGTAACGTAACACAAATCCGGTATTTTATCATCGCGGACCAGATCACTTGTTGAGTTGTTGTGCGGATTGATCAGTTGAATTCCTTTTCCTGCTGCAGAACAAATGAAATTGCCATCTGTCACTGCTATGCCATAATAATACCAATTAACTGGTACTGTTTTCTTCATTTGCTTACTTTGTATGTCGATGATTGTGATACATTTCGCATGTGATCCTCCTGATGTTACAGCAAGTGTGTTGTCGTGACTGATGTACGCTACGTCAAATGCATATGTCGGTGTAATCACTTCAAAATCTTTGGTGCCGTTACAGTTGAATACTCTGACAGCTGAACCATGATTAATGTAAGACGAAAATGCCATTTTACCATCTGGTAACATGCAACAGCCTCTAATGAACTGTCTTTTTATGTTTATAGTTTTATGCAGCttcaaatttacattttcaaCTAACGTAGATGATATGTGCGGCATCATTATTTGGGCTTGTTTGTCTTTCCTCTGTTTTAGGACTACATCGCATGATTTTGTCACAGTTTCTACTTCTCCAAATTTCTTGATATGATTATCCAAATATTGCATGGCAGCATTGGCAGTGTACGAGAGTTCGCAATTTTTAAAGTTTTCGCTGTTTATTAATGATTGCAGAAATTCGTTTTTACTAGCGACTTTTTTTTCTAGCTCcttcataaaaataaatgtcTGAAGATCTGTAGCATGCTGcttgatatttttaatgtttgttcGGGATTCATTTATCTCGTTTTCATTTTCCTTCAAAACGTTCAGCATTTCGCGTATTATCTTACTTTCGTTTACTTCAATTTCATTTAACCTTTTTATAATGTCGTCTTGTATTTTGTCTAAATGAGTGTTGATTGTAATCCTCGCTTGTAAGATCTCTTTCTCAATTTGCATTTTCTTTTCGGTTAACCTCTTTAAATTGTGTTCTCTATTATCTTGAATTAGTTGAATATTGTCAGATAGTTCTGATAATGATTGTTCTATTTCGTAAAAGGCATTCGAAACTTTAGTATTTTGAACTACATCAACTAATTTGTCGAAGTCTCGGCATTCCATGTGATTTTCTACAATGCAACTACCACAGCAGAGACATTCATGCTTTTTGCAAAAAAATGTGTACTTCTCATTATGGTTGCCACAAGTTTGAGAGATTTTGACAATATCACGTGGTATTTTCTGGTACTCACTTATTGGTAGAGTGTCATGTTTTCGTGTTCCCTTTGACCGACTATGGTGGTCTTTGCATTCTGAACAAAGCCCTTCGTCACATTCAAAACACCAGATTGTGGATGGTTTGGTAATATTGCTTTGATCGCAAACACCACATAAGGGTGTCGATGATGCCATGATAAACAGTAtaactgaaaacaaaataaaacaagtaCAATGTATAACAATTAGGTATTCTATAATaactaaatatacatgtatttcatcatCAATTAGGGTATTCTATTAAATTGTCTTGTCCATTTTATCGAATAAAAATCTCAAGACACTTGGCTAAATATGACtccgtttttttatttttttaaaatgacgtTTAAAGGGGTATTTGTTTAAGAAACAAATTGATTAACCTTTGCCATTTCATAAATAGAAACTTCTGAGAAGCTGACACGTTCAACTCacaaatatatcattttaatatGCATTTCCCATTATCACTAATCAGCTATTTTCATTAGAGTTAATCAGTTTCACCTCCTTCAATATCTCTGTTTCTACAATAGTTTACCACAATGAGCCAAAATCAAATCAATTAGAAACAATGATTGTCAGTCATTCTGAAAAAAAGATTCATTAGGTACTTTTGTGTCAATCTGAGCTATTTTTATATTTGTGGTTTGATGAACACTTTCCCTATGCACAGTTACTAAATATTCGGAACACTTTTCAAAATAATACTAGTAGACAAAAAAAACCCCATAATAAATTGATTAACACTGTTGATTTAAGGGTAATAACTCATATTATGAATCAAATGACAACCATCATAACTGCAGACGTTTGACTgttatgtattatgtattttgCTTATTTATTTTGCTGCTAACAACTTCTCCTTATTTATCAGTGTTGATGAAATTACAAGCAAAACCTATAAACCTCACACATTGTCATTCAAAGGCACAACCCCAAGTACAAAATCGATTGAGAATTTATTTCACTCTGATTATTTTGAACGTATTGGTTTGAGTTTTGCTGGTTAATGTATGTGTCTCTCATATTATACTTTTCAATATAGTTGCCAAAAACAATTGATCTATTACGGTCCATTACTCCAAAAGAGGTGGACATGTTTTTTAGCAAATAAAAGCAGATACTTTTGTTGTGTGGCTAATTTTtgcaataaaacatataaaaagctCCGTTAATATTTAAGAAAACAATGATATACaccaaaaaagtaaacaaacctATGACAAAATCAATTCAAAAGGTTAAGACAATTTTATAAAAACGAGTATATGTCCCATAATAATGTTACTTGTTATCAAATGCACGAGATGAGTTATGAAAATGTCGacgtttatcaaaaatatttccaACTATGACAATTGTTCACGAAATCTAGCCGATTATATTTGAtgacaattatctcccttttacaTGTTGTATAATAATCTTGAACACACTATCTAATCAAACAAACATTAGACATATCTaccacaaaaatattttatgtcgttaataaacatgttaaatgaacaTAATATTACAAAACATACATACGAAGTTATTACTTTAAAGGAGTAAAACGACTGTAAAAAGTGAACTTCCACCAGGAAGGTAAACACCAGGTAAATGTATCACATGACTTGTTATGACGTTTATCTctgtaatatttatataattatcaaGTGATATTCGCGGTATATTCAAATCACGAACATCTTAATGGTAAAATATAGATTTGGGCGAATTATCAGAATAACGAAAACCGCCActttatttaattgatataaaactttataaatataaacatacgTTAATGAACTGGGTTCATAAGATGAAAAATCAAAGATTTGCATGGATCTTGAACTATTATACCAGCCAAATTGTTAACAGAAAACTGACGTCATTCTCATTTGACTATAAGAATGTCTCCAAGACATACAATTGCAAGGTAtgacatatgcacatatatgttAGGTGTGAATTATATAATTACCAAgtaagaaaaaaaacagaatttagaTTGATACCTTGTACAAAGTAAGTTAAATAGTTACAACATAACAGGATTCAAAActctttaaaaacaatttattccccgtgtaaaataaaatatgaataactcAATAGATGTGTATTGAATAAATGATATGTTTACTTTAAACGAGAAATTGTTCGACATTAAGTTACAGGACATAAGATGATACTATATATTTGTAGATTTAATTCTTTTATTGTATGTCtcattttatgataaaaacaagcaaaacaggaaagaaaattataatttcaaatgcCATTTCTCTAACTTAACAAACGTTCTGTCTGATtgtattacatttgtttttttttacatttcaaatcaATTAAATATTGTTCATATCATAGAGACAAAGACGGGGTATTCGCTGTTGTCCATGCAAAATCAAAGATTAAAAATGTAAGTCAACTCAATCATTCTTACTTCGAATTATTATTCATATCATCgtttttgaatttataaatttaatgtaacattattgaaataaaatacaataaaaaaaatgtttgaaatagtaATGAAGTGCTGTATGTAATTGTCAGTAACAGCGAGTGACATACGTAATTTGAATAATTTGTCTTTTTGTATCATATGGGTAAACATATAATGTTGCGAAAATGTAATTGTTAATAGTGTTGAGTGTCAGTTCCCGTCGATATATCATGTCCCAAGATGGATACATTTGTTGAAAGAGGCGAGACTTGTATACTGGAAGATCAGGGGATCACAAAAGACACCTTTCCTCAAAACCTCTCGAAAATCATTAAACTATTTTAGTGAATAGAACTGCAAACCATTAGTTCAAACTTGTTTACATTTTAGTAAGTAACTTCatagaaaattgaaaacaacacgtttaataattccatgcgtccgaaacgcttttctggaattactttcatcagggacgctcaacgccaaacatttgaaatccgaagatgtagaAGTACCAAAACTGTTGAAGAGgcat from Mytilus edulis chromosome 7, xbMytEdul2.2, whole genome shotgun sequence encodes the following:
- the LOC139482164 gene encoding uncharacterized protein; its protein translation is MASSTPLCGVCDQSNITKPSTIWCFECDEGLCSECKDHHSRSKGTRKHDTLPISEYQKIPRDIVKISQTCGNHNEKYTFFCKKHECLCCGSCIVENHMECRDFDKLVDVVQNTKVSNAFYEIEQSLSELSDNIQLIQDNREHNLKRLTEKKMQIEKEILQARITINTHLDKIQDDIIKRLNEIEVNESKIIREMLNVLKENENEINESRTNIKNIKQHATDLQTFIFMKELEKKVASKNEFLQSLINSENFKNCELSYTANAAMQYLDNHIKKFGEVETVTKSCDVVLKQRKDKQAQIMMPHISSTLVENVNLKLHKTINIKRQFIRGCCMLPDGKMAFSSYINHGSAVRVFNCNGTKDFEVITPTYAFDVAYISHDNTLAVTSGGSHAKCITIIDIQSKQMKKTVPVNWYYYGIAVTDGNFICSAAGKGIQLINPHNNSTSDLVRDDKIPDLCYVTTFGDKIYHTNYQSKSVTCYDLQGTVEWTFQNERILGGLAGISVDNDGNVFVVGESSTNVVVVSSDGKHYKEVATASDGLFTPLSLDYNRTTNQLLVSNFSNKAFTFTLV